The Neoasaia chiangmaiensis sequence CTATGCCGTTCAGGACTATATCATGTCCCGAGACGCAGCACGTGAGATGCTGGACAAGGAACACATCGACCGCGTCTATAGTGTCCCACAGGCCGATTTTCTCGCGCGGTTCCCGAATTTTTACACCCTGAAATCATTTGAGCACTTTTTTTCATATTACAAGCGGCATGTCCTGGCGGAACTTGATACAACAAGCGGACTGTCGACGCTTCAGGTTAGAACTTTTACTGCGAGTGACTCGCAGCGTATAGCGAGAGCATTGCTCAATGCCTCGGAACGTCTTGTGAACAAGATGAATGAACGGCAAAGGCAAAATCTTGTCGCCAGTTCGCTCCGGGAACGTGACGACGTCGTTGCTCATTTAAGAGATCTCAGCAAGCAGATTGATGCGTATCGCAACCAGGTGGCGATGCTTGATCCAAACAAGCAATCTGAACCTATGCTCAAGGATATTGCGACACTGCAAACAATGCTGATCACTACCCAGCTCCAGGTCGAGCAACTTCAGGCCACTGCACCAAACAGTCCGCTTATCACTGTCTATCAACATCGCATTGCTGCTCTAGCGGATCAGATCGCGCATGCGGCCACTGGCGTTACCGGCGATGATCGGTCAATGGTACCCAAAATCAGCGCGTATGACGATTTGCTCCTGCAGCGGACGCTTGCAGAAAAAGAGTTGGTCACAACGACTGCCGCGCTCGATTCTGCGCGCGCGCAGGCAGATAAACAGCAACTTTATCTCGACGAGGTCACGCAACCCAATCTTCCGGACTATCCTCTTTATCCGCGAAGCCTGACGAATATCGCCATCGTATTTCTTACAATGGGTGCTCTATATGTCATGGCCAGCCTAATCATTGCGGGTGCGCGCGAGCATAAGATTCACTAATAGTTTGCTGTTTTGTTGTCTGGGCTGTTCTGATGCTTCGATGTATTGACATTGTGAAAGATTATCATGGGCACTCAGGAACCCGCCGGGTTCTGAATCATGTCAATCTTGAGCTTCGTCCTGGGGAGAAGCTTGGTATTCTGGGACGCAATGGTGCGGGGAAGTCAACACTTCTTCGCATTATAGGTGGCGTGGAACCGATGACCGGCGGTCGAATTGAACAGGATATGTCAATATCCTGGCCTATCGCATTTGGCGGCGCGTTTCAGGGAAGCCTCAGCGGACTCGATAATCTTCGTTTTATCTGCCGTATCTACGATCTCGACTACCACTCAACGCGCGCCTTCGTTGATGATTTTGCAGAACTCGGCAGGCAGTTGGCTGACCCGGTCAAGACATATTCATCCGGGATGCGCGCCCGCTTGGCGTTCGCTCTTTCCATCGTTATCGAATTCGACTGTTACCTGATCGATGAAGTTATTATGGTTGGCGATGCTCGTTTTCACAAACGCTGCCACGACGAATTATTTACCAAGCGGGCAGATCGAAGCCTGATTATTGTTTCTCACAGCATGGATTTTGTTAAAGAAGTCTGCAACAGAGGCGTTCTGTTGCACAACGGTCAGTTACACGATCATGATAGCGTGGCCGGGGCGATCGAAGCGTATGAACGCCTTTGATAATACCGGAATCCGACTTAAATAAAAATCATCCATCCAAAATAATTAAAATTTCCACAGCTTTTCCCGACGCGCCCCATACCGCAAGGTAGGAAGCGCGCGCAATAGTACGACAGCCGCTATTAGTGCGCTATATAAGCTGCTGTCACACCCTGACCAATTAATGTACCAATCAACTGATTGAATTTGTAAAAGCGGTTGGTTTTTGCGTTGGCAATGAAAATCAGGTCCTTGTTTTTCATTGGCAACTTTTGCGCCAGGAAGTAACTATTGGGGTTCATCATATCAAGCTTGTAAACAACTGGCACCCACTGACCAATGGCTGGTGTGGTTATTCCCATACGCCGCGCAGCGGGTATATCTTCAAATCGGAATAGGAATACGGCGTTGGGATCGGCTCGCTGATCCGCAGGTCCACCCACTCGAGCGATAGCCTCGGCCAATGTTAGATCTGGGGAGCGGAACGGCGTTTCTGTGACCCGTTCGCTTGCACCGAAAACCGTATATGTACGCGGCTGATAGATGACGTGAATTCTATCGCCCGGCTTGGCGCGAATGTCCTGATCGGGATGTGCTTCCAGCGTTCCGAGATCGGTTCCGCCCATTCGACCGCCACGCAGCAATTCGACATGCGAATCTTCGGGCGAGTAGGTTGCGCCTCCAGCGATCGCCACAAGGTCAGACAGCCGCTCCTGTGCCGTCGTCAACAATTGTCGCCCTGGCCGACGAACCTCGCCAGAGATGATGACGGTATTGCCGATATCTGTCCCGATATGAACCATAACCTGCGGATTTTGCGATTTTCCGAGAAGTTGTTGACGAATATGGTCAGCAAGGACCTCTGGCGTTAACCCCGCCGCCTTCATCTTTCCGACATACGGAATCAGTATGGTACCATCTTGCTCTACCTGGGTCGGTGGCAAATTGACGTTCGTAACACCCGTGGATGGTCCACCAACCGATCCGGCGCTGCTCAGGCTACCACTCGCGCTTGTAAAAAGGCCGCTCCCGAGTTCAAAGACGGTGATCGCCAGCATGTCACCAGCGCCTATGCGATCATTGGCCAGTGGAATATTATTATTTGTATCTATGTTGGAGATCAGCGGCGGATGCTCACCAGCGAGCACAGAAATGAGCAACGGCGACACCGGGAGGATCTGATAACCCAGTGGATTATCGTTTTTCGCGCTGCTTAAAACTTTTTGTTCCGTCGGGCCACTGTCCGGTAAGGCGTTACAGCCCGCCAACAAAGCGACGCCAGATAAAAGCATACCGAGAAGAGTTGGACGTCGCGAAAAAGAAAGCTGGTTCATAGTAAAGGGTTCGGCCTTAGATGGTTGGATTTGCTGCGATGATCTGGCGATACATTGAGTCCAGTCGGTCCTCGAATTTCTTCATGTCGAAATTTTGAGCCTGCTTGGTGCCCATTTCCTGAAGGCTTTGGCACAGTTCGTCGTCGCGATCCAGACGCTCGAACCCTTGCGTAATCGACGACACATCATATGCATCGACATAGAGCGCTGCTTTTCCTGCGACTTCCGGGATAGCCGTTTCCTTCGACGTCATAACAGGAACGCCGAACGACATCGCTTCCAGGATTGGCAGACCAAATCCCTCCGCCAGAGATGGAAACACAACGGCACGGGCGTTCCTGATCAAGGAATGGAGTGCCAGCTTCGGAAGATATTCGATCGATATGATGCGGTTACATTCTATCCCGCGCTGGAGGAACCGTAACTCGTGTTCGTTCTTCCATGCCATCGCACCAACAAGAACCATTTGCCGATTTGTATCAGCCGATAAAAACGCTTCGATAATTCGCCCTATATTCTTCTTGGGCTCCAGAGAACCAAAGAAAATGAAGTAACTGTGTGGCTCCAAGTCAAAAACACCACGAACTTCCTTTATCGTCTCCGCAAGCGGCCTGCTATCGGATTCTTGGTCCCTAACAAAAGACTGATACGTATTGTATGTTTTATTTTCAACATGAGGAAAAAAAGAAAGTATTTCTTTCTTAGACGCCTCTGATACAGTAGCGATTCCGTCAGAAGTCTCGGTTAACATTTTTATAAGACGAAAATAGTATCCCTTGTCATCCAGTGTCGTGTTCGGGAAGCGCAGGGGCACAAGATCATGGATTGTATAGATATTGATGCTGTTCCGAACCCTTATAGGCAACGGATATGTCCAATGCATGATCTTCGGCGAATTAGGAACCGTAACTGTTAGACAGCGTCCTGTTCGCCGGAAATATCGGCTGGCGCGTTGAAAAACTGCGGGGCAATTCAGAATTCGATCATAGGCAGGCATACGATCAGAGAACTGCCTTTGCTCAACACGATCGGCCATGGGCACTTCGACAGCGTCGTTTCCGCGT is a genomic window containing:
- a CDS encoding ABC transporter ATP-binding protein; protein product: MLRCIDIVKDYHGHSGTRRVLNHVNLELRPGEKLGILGRNGAGKSTLLRIIGGVEPMTGGRIEQDMSISWPIAFGGAFQGSLSGLDNLRFICRIYDLDYHSTRAFVDDFAELGRQLADPVKTYSSGMRARLAFALSIVIEFDCYLIDEVIMVGDARFHKRCHDELFTKRADRSLIIVSHSMDFVKEVCNRGVLLHNGQLHDHDSVAGAIEAYERL
- a CDS encoding polysaccharide biosynthesis/export family protein is translated as MNQLSFSRRPTLLGMLLSGVALLAGCNALPDSGPTEQKVLSSAKNDNPLGYQILPVSPLLISVLAGEHPPLISNIDTNNNIPLANDRIGAGDMLAITVFELGSGLFTSASGSLSSAGSVGGPSTGVTNVNLPPTQVEQDGTILIPYVGKMKAAGLTPEVLADHIRQQLLGKSQNPQVMVHIGTDIGNTVIISGEVRRPGRQLLTTAQERLSDLVAIAGGATYSPEDSHVELLRGGRMGGTDLGTLEAHPDQDIRAKPGDRIHVIYQPRTYTVFGASERVTETPFRSPDLTLAEAIARVGGPADQRADPNAVFLFRFEDIPAARRMGITTPAIGQWVPVVYKLDMMNPNSYFLAQKLPMKNKDLIFIANAKTNRFYKFNQLIGTLIGQGVTAAYIAH
- a CDS encoding capsule biosynthesis protein; this translates as MRYISNSGNPTHMNQIDNGFDGQLQTRAALTSPRQPSRLALALRRRAPFLVVVVAPTILATFYYAAIATPQYISEAQFVVRGQNNQSSGALAGLMSITGSGGGSSEDTYAVQDYIMSRDAAREMLDKEHIDRVYSVPQADFLARFPNFYTLKSFEHFFSYYKRHVLAELDTTSGLSTLQVRTFTASDSQRIARALLNASERLVNKMNERQRQNLVASSLRERDDVVAHLRDLSKQIDAYRNQVAMLDPNKQSEPMLKDIATLQTMLITTQLQVEQLQATAPNSPLITVYQHRIAALADQIAHAATGVTGDDRSMVPKISAYDDLLLQRTLAEKELVTTTAALDSARAQADKQQLYLDEVTQPNLPDYPLYPRSLTNIAIVFLTMGALYVMASLIIAGAREHKIH
- a CDS encoding glycosyltransferase family 4 protein — its product is MTASEKFRVGIDGFNLALPRGTGVATYARTLSFALRQMHHPVDVLFGMHISRRMAPDLREVVFFNSFGQADTRKKRVPLTLPWWRDQVTYLRGNDAVEVPMADRVEQRQFSDRMPAYDRILNCPAVFQRASRYFRRTGRCLTVTVPNSPKIMHWTYPLPIRVRNSINIYTIHDLVPLRFPNTTLDDKGYYFRLIKMLTETSDGIATVSEASKKEILSFFPHVENKTYNTYQSFVRDQESDSRPLAETIKEVRGVFDLEPHSYFIFFGSLEPKKNIGRIIEAFLSADTNRQMVLVGAMAWKNEHELRFLQRGIECNRIISIEYLPKLALHSLIRNARAVVFPSLAEGFGLPILEAMSFGVPVMTSKETAIPEVAGKAALYVDAYDVSSITQGFERLDRDDELCQSLQEMGTKQAQNFDMKKFEDRLDSMYRQIIAANPTI